TGGATCGACGGGAACACGCGCTTCTCGTAGAGGCGGCGGTCCAGGTGGATTTCGCAGTTGCCGGTGCCCTTGAATTCTTCAAAGATCACTTCGTCCATGCGGCTGCCGGTGTCGATCAGCGCGGTGGCGATGATGGTCAGCGAGCCGCCTTCTTCCACGTTGCGGGCGGCACCCAGGAAGCGCTTGGGGCGCTGCAGGGCGTTGGAATCGACACCGCCGGTCAGCACCTTGCCGGAGGAGGGCACAACGTTGTTGTAGGCGCGGGCCAGGCGGGTGATCGAGTCCAGCAGGATCACCACGTCTTTTTTCAGCTCGACCAGGCGCTTGGCACGCTCGATCACCATTTCGGCCACGTGCACGTGGCGGGCGGCGGGCTCGTCGAAGGTGGAGGCAATCACCTCGCCCTTGACGGAGCGCTGCATTTCGGTCACTTCTTCGGGTCGCTCGTCGACCAGCAGCACCATCATGTGGCTGTTCGGGTAGTTGGCGGCAATGGCATGGGCCATGTGCTGCATCATCACCGTCTTGCCGCTCTTGGGCGGGGCGACCAGCAGGGCGCGCTGGCCCTTGCCGATGGGGGCCACGATGTCGATGATGCGGCCGGTGATGTTCTCGTCGCCCTTGATGTCGCGTTCCAGCTTCATCTGCTCTTTGGGGAACAGCGGCGTCAAGTTTTCAAACATGACCTTGTGCTTGTTTTCTTCGGGGCCGCCGCCATTGACCTTGTCGAGCTTGTTCAGCGCAAAGTAGCGTTCGCCGTCTTTGGGTGTGCGCACTTCGCCTTCGATCATGTCGCCGGTGTGCAGGTTGAAGCGGCGCACCTGGCTGGGGCTGATGTAGATGTCGTCGGTGCTGGCGGTGTAGCTGGTGTCGGGGCTGCGCAAAAAGCCGAAGCCGTCGGGCAAGATTTCCAGCACGCCATCGGCAATGATCTGCTCGCCGGTGCGGGCGCGCTTTTTGATGATGGCAAACATCAGCTCTTGCTTGCGCATACGGCCGGTGTTCTCAATTTCAAGTTCTTCGGCTTGTTTGAGGACTTCAGACACGTGCAGTGCCTTGAGTTCGTTTAAGTGCATGGATTGACTCCTGGGCGGAGTTCTGAGAGGAAAAAAGGGGGGAGGTTTTGAGGAGGCTAGAGGGGCCTCACAAACCAGGAACTCGAACCGACTTGCTCGGGGGCAAATGGGTGATTACGCAGATTATGACAGGAATAATGGCCAGAAAAAACGAAGCCACCGCGAGGGTGGCTGGGTGCGAAAAGGCTTAGGCCAGTTGCTGGTCGATAAATGCGGTCAATTGCGACTTGCTCATGGCGCCCACTTTGGTGGCTGCCAGCTCGCCGCCCTTGAAGATCATCAAGGTGGGAATGCCGCGAATGCCGAACTTGGCGGGGATGTCGCGGTTTTCGTCCACGTTCATCTTGGCGATTTGCAGCTTGCCTGCGTAGCCGGTGGCCACTTCGTCCAAAATGGGGGCAATCATTTTGCAAGGACCGCACCACTCGGCCCAGTAGTCGACCAGCACCGGGGTGGCGGCCTGTAAAACGTCCGCGTCGAAGCTTGCGTCCGAGACATGTTTGATGAGTTCGTTGGCCATGGGGGTTTCCTTAAAACAGAGTGCCGGTACGACTAAAGTTGCGGCATTGTGACAGAAACCAAGAGCTCCTGTCGGCTGCCAACCTGCTATCACAGGCATAGCGAAAACCCATTGTTCCATCTGCGCCACTGCTTCAAATATGTCCAACGCTTTCGACCCCCTCTGGTTTGCCCCTGGCACCGGCCTGTTGGCCCAGATACAGCAGGCCATGGCGCAGCGCCAGGCCCATCCCGCGCGCACCGTGGTTCTGCTGCCCTACGCGCAGCTGATGCCGCTGGCCCAGCGGTT
This sequence is a window from Rhodoferax sp. WC2427. Protein-coding genes within it:
- the rho gene encoding transcription termination factor Rho — translated: MHLNELKALHVSEVLKQAEELEIENTGRMRKQELMFAIIKKRARTGEQIIADGVLEILPDGFGFLRSPDTSYTASTDDIYISPSQVRRFNLHTGDMIEGEVRTPKDGERYFALNKLDKVNGGGPEENKHKVMFENLTPLFPKEQMKLERDIKGDENITGRIIDIVAPIGKGQRALLVAPPKSGKTVMMQHMAHAIAANYPNSHMMVLLVDERPEEVTEMQRSVKGEVIASTFDEPAARHVHVAEMVIERAKRLVELKKDVVILLDSITRLARAYNNVVPSSGKVLTGGVDSNALQRPKRFLGAARNVEEGGSLTIIATALIDTGSRMDEVIFEEFKGTGNCEIHLDRRLYEKRVFPSIQLNRSGTRREELLLSPEILQKSRILRQFMYNMDEIESMELMLKNMKSTKNNVEFFDMMRRGG
- the trxA gene encoding thioredoxin TrxA; this encodes MANELIKHVSDASFDADVLQAATPVLVDYWAEWCGPCKMIAPILDEVATGYAGKLQIAKMNVDENRDIPAKFGIRGIPTLMIFKGGELAATKVGAMSKSQLTAFIDQQLA